A window of the Virgibacillus pantothenticus genome harbors these coding sequences:
- a CDS encoding PTS sugar transporter subunit IIA produces the protein MIGILVTSHGPFCEALIKTGEMITGKHDNVSYILLNDKGVNYYAKKLEEKLNLMFEEYDGVVILCDIKGGTPCNESLKYALTYKKNLAILAGVNLPTYLEIVNSISFIESIPELMNFVKQTCLNTVEIIEL, from the coding sequence GTGATAGGAATATTAGTAACGTCTCATGGACCATTTTGTGAGGCTTTAATCAAAACAGGAGAAATGATTACAGGAAAACATGATAATGTTAGCTATATCTTACTAAATGATAAAGGTGTTAATTATTACGCTAAGAAACTGGAAGAAAAGCTAAATTTAATGTTTGAAGAATATGATGGGGTTGTCATTTTATGTGATATAAAAGGTGGAACACCTTGTAATGAGAGTTTAAAATATGCGCTAACATATAAAAAGAATCTTGCCATTTTAGCGGGAGTAAATCTACCAACATATTTGGAAATAGTCAATAGCATAAGTTTTATTGAAAGCATCCCTGAATTAATGAATTTTGTAAAACAAACTTGTTTAAATACTGTTGAAATTATTGAGTTATA